The proteins below come from a single Lolium rigidum isolate FL_2022 unplaced genomic scaffold, APGP_CSIRO_Lrig_0.1 contig_34441_1, whole genome shotgun sequence genomic window:
- the LOC124681153 gene encoding calpain-type cysteine protease ADL1: MEEEEHRGVVLVCSICGFLFAVLGPLSFWVLWAVNWRPWRLYSWIYARKWPAYAQGPQLSTLCSLLTLIAWLLVISPIAVVLAWGSILIFLMERNITGLAVIMVGVALLLSFYSIMLWWRTQWQSSKAVAYLLLLAVGLLCAYEFCAVYVTAGASASELNSPSGFFFGLSAISLAINMLFICKILFNGSGFDVDEYVRRSYKFAYSDCVEVGPVSCSPDPPDPSELYMTKSSRVLHLGLLYFCSLLVLVVYSILYGLTSKEAPWLGALTSFAVVILDWNLGLCSFRFELLKSRTLALFVAGTSRVFLICFGVHYWYLGHCISYAFVASVLLAAAVSCWLSISNPSVARIDALRSTVIKLREGFRRKGQNSSSNSSEGCGSSVKRSSGSVEAGQHGNATDSIYRSNSQSDGANWNNVPFDRSNSCQEGQSSDKNIDSGRASLAHRSNSCLSAVQDSETATISADRHGDTAASLVVCSSSGLESQGCESSGSGTASGNQQLLDLNLAAIFQDRLNDPKITSMLKRNGGLGDVELANLLQDKGLDPNFSYMLKDKVMDPRILALLQRSSLDADREHQDDADATATEELDTTIANQISLSEELRRNGLENWLNISRLIFHQVAGTPIRSFVVFTLIFIVETVTVAVHRPEPIKVINAIHEQFEFGFSILLLSPVVCSIMAFTWSLRAEEMMMTSKPQKYGFIAWLLSTCVGLLLSFLSKSSVILGMSLTVPLMVACLSFAIPLWMRNGYRFWILGGGHDNRETVRQAPGKKEGALFAISIAVFTASVIGLGAIVSAKPLDALGYKGWDADKKSFYSPYATSMYLGWALSSTIAVLVTGVIPIVAWFATYRFSPCSALCVGLSATVLVSFCGASYWGVVNSREDGIPLKADFLAALLPLLCIPAMFALFTGLYKWKDDDWKISRGVYLFVGMGMLLLLGAISAIVVTIRPWTVGVACLLVILFLVFAIGVIHYWKSNNFYLTRTQMLLVCSLAFLLVLAAFLMGLFQGKPFLGASIGYFSFLFLLTGRALTVLLSPPIVVYSPRVLPVYVYDAHADSAKNVSYAFLILYGIALATEVWGVIASQVMNPPFVGAAICASTLVIAFSFAVSRPCLTLKMMEDAIHFLSKDTVVQAMSRSANKTRNAISGTYSAPQRSASSAALLVGDPSVTLDRAGNFVLPRADVMKLRDRLRNEEVTAGSFFCGVKNCFMICPGSPADVDYRRNMCAHARILGLEEAIDTEWVYMWDKFGGYLLLLLGLTAKAEQIQDEVRLRLFLDSIGLSDLSAKEIKKWMPEDRRQFELIQESYIREKEMEEEVLMQRREEEGKGRERRKALLEKEERKWKELEISLLSSIPNAGSRDAAAMAAAVRAVGGDSALEDSFARDRVSSIARHIRKAQLARRAEQTSIPGAVCVLDDEPRSTGRHCGELELCLCQSQRVSFSIAVMVQPVSGPVCLFGTEFQKKVCWEILVAGSEQGMEAGQIGLRLVTKGERMTTVAKEWNIGASSIADGRWHVVTVTIDADLGEATSFIDGVYDGYQNGLPLPRNNGIWEPGADIWVGARPPTDLDAFGRSDSEGSDSKMQIMDAFLWGRCLTEDEVAALHTTMCPAEYGLFDLAAEDALHGSYSARVDDWESEEANFELYDQQEDVEWDGQYSSGRKRPVRDAVAIDIDSLQRPRKPRFETREEVNQRMLSVERAVREALSAKGERTFTDQEFPPDDRSLYVNPMNPPLKLQVVSEWMRPSDIAKEISISSQPCLFSGSVNSSDVCQGRLGDCWFLSAVAVLTEMSRISEVIITPAYNEEGIYTIRFCIQGEWVAVVVDDWIPCEAPGKPAFATSRKQNELWVSILEKAYAKLHGSYEALEGGLVQDALVDLTGGAGEEIDMRSPQAQIDLASGRLWSQLLHFNQEGFLLGAGSPSGSDAHISSSGIVQGHAYSILQIREVDGHKLVQIRNPWANEVEWNGPWSDSSQEWTERIKHKLKHVPQSENGVFWMSWQDFQIHFRSIYVCRVYPPEMRYSVHGQWRGYSAGGCQDYDSWHQNPQYRLRVTGRAALYPVHVFITLTQGVGFSRKTNGFRNYQSSHDSSMFYIGMRILKTRGCRAAYNIYMHESVGGTDYVNSREISCELVLEPYPKGYTIVPTTIHPGEEAPFVLSVFTKAPIKLEAV; encoded by the exons TCATGCTCCCCTGATCCTCCGGATCCTAGTGAGTTATACATGACTAAATCCAGCAG GGTATTGCATCTAGGGCTTCTCTACTTCTGCTCGCTGCTTGTGCTTGTTGTCTATTCCATCTTGTATGGCCTGACCTCAAAAGAAGCACCTTGGTTGGGTGCTTTAACTTCATTTGCAGTAGTGATTCTTG ATTGGAATTTGGGCCTGTGTTCATTCAGGTTTGAACTTCTTAAAAGTCGGACGCTAGCGTTGTTTGTGGCTGGAACATCACGAGTTTTTCTTATATGCTTTGGTGTTCATTACTG GTACCTTGGACATTGCATCAGCTATGCTTTTGTAGCATCTGTTCTTTTAGCTGCTGCTGTCTCTTGCTGGCTTTCTATTTCCAACCCCTCAGTTGCAAGGATAGATGCGCTAAGAAGTACAGTGATAAAGCTGCGAGAAGGATTTCGAAGAAAGGGGCAGAATAGTTCTTCAAATTCATCAGAAGGCTGCGGATCTAGTGTGAAGCGTAGTAGTGGTAGTGTTGAAGCAGGTCAACATGGCAATGCTACTGATTCTATTTACAGAAGTAATTCACAGAGCGATGGGGCCAATTGGAACAATGTTCCTTTTGATCGATCCAATAGTTGTCAAGAAGGCCAAAGCTCTGATAAGAACATAGATAGTGGACGCGCAAGTTTAGCCCATCGCAGTAATTCGTGCCTTTCTGCTGTCCAAGACTCTGAAACCGCAACAATTTCAGCAGATAGACATGGGGATACCGCTGCTTCACTTGTTGTCTGTTCTAGCAGTGGTTTGGAAAGTCAAGGCTGTGAGTCTAGTGGATCAGGTACTGCCTCGGGTAATCAGCAACTGTTGGATTTGAACTTAGCTGCAATTTTTCAGGACAGACTGAATGACCCAAAGATCACATCTATGCTTAAAAGGAATGGTGGACTTGGAGATGTAGAACTGGCTAATCTTCTACAGGATAAAGGCCTGGATCCGAATTTTTCTTATATGTTGAAAGATAAAGTTATGGATCCACGGATTTTGGCTTTGCTTCAGAGAAGCAGCCTAGATGCAGACCGAGAACATCAAGATGATGCAGATGCTACTGCTACTGAGGAACTGGATACGACTATTGCAAACCAGATCTCTTTGTCAGAAGAACTCAGGAGAAATGGGCTAGAAAATTGGCTAAACATTTCAAGACTGATTTTCCATCAAGTAGCTGGTACTCCAATACGGTCCTTTGTTGTTTTTACCCTAATATTTATTGTAGAGACAGTTACTGTCGCTGTCCATCGACCAGAGCCCATCAAGGTGATAAATGCAATACATGAGCag TTTGAGTTTGGCTTCTCCATACTACTTTTATCACCAGTTGTCTGCTCCATCATGGCATTCACTTGGTCCTTGCGTGCGGAAGAGATGATGATGACATCCAAACCACAGAAG TATGGCTTCATCGCGTGGCTGCTGAGTACATGTGTTGGCTTACTTCTCTCTTTCTTGAG CAAGTCATCAGTTATACTGGGTATGTCTCTCACGGTCCCACTTATGGTGGCTTGCCTCTCATTCGCTATTCCTTTATGGATGCGTAACGGTTATCGCTTCTGGATTCTTGGAGGAGGGCATGATAATCGTGAAACTGTTCGTCAAGCTCCAGGGAAGAAAGAG GGGGCTCtctttgcaatcagcatagctgTTTTCACTGCATCAGTTATTGGCCTTGGTGCAATAGTATCGGCGAAGCCTTTAGATGCTTTAGGCTACAAGGGATGGGATGCTGATAAAAAGAGTTTTTACTCTCCCTATGCAACATCTATGTATCTTGGATGGGCATTATCTTCCACAATTGCCGTGCTTGTTACTGGGGTCATACCCATTGTAGCTTGGTTCGCCACATACCGATTTTCACCTTGTTCGGCTTTATGTGTTGGCCTTTCTGCAA CCGTTCTTGTATCTTTCTGCGGTGCATCCTATTGGGGAGTTGTAAATTCACGAGAGGATGGGATTCCTCTGAAGGCTGATTTCCTGGCAGCCCTACTCCCCTTACTTTGCATTCCTGCAATGTTTGCTCTGTTCACTGGGCTGTATAAATG GAAGGATGATGATTGGAAGATCTCTCGAGGAGTTTACCTTTTTGTTGGCATGGGAATGTTGCTGTTGCTTGGTGCAATATCAGCAATTGTCGTCACAATTAGACCTTGGACT GTCGGAGTTGCATGCCTCCTAGTTATCCTGTTCCTTGTGTTTGCCATTGGGGTCATCCattactggaaatccaacaacttCTATTTAACAAGAACACAGATGTTACTTGTTTGTTCCCTTGCTTTTCTCCTCGTGTTGGCTGCCTTCCTGATGGGTTTATTTCAAG GCAAGCCTTTTCTTGGAGCATCTATAGGTTATTTCTCATTTCTGTTTCTTCTCACCGGAAGGGCTTTGACT GTTCTTCTATCACCACCAATTGTTGTTTATTCACCGAGGGTGCTACCTGTATATGTTTATGATGCTCATGCAGACTCCGCCAAGAATGTTAG TTATGCCTTCCTTATTTTGTATGGGATCGCATTGGCAACTGAAGTTTGGGGTGTTATTGCTAGTCAAGTAATGAATCCACCATTTGTTGGGGCTGCTATTTGTGCTAGTACTCTTGTAATTGCCTTCAGCTTCGCTGTTTCTCGTCCATGCCTAACTCTTAAG ATGATGGAGGATGCCATTCATTTTCTCAGCAAGGATACAGTGGTTCAAGCAATGTCGCGATCTGCTAACAAA ACAAGAAATGCTATATCTGGGACTTACTCAGCACCTCAGAGGTCTGCAAGTTCTGCTGCTCTTTTGGTTGGAGATCCTTCTGTTACTTTGGATAGGGCTGGGAACTTTGTGCTTCCTAGGGCTGATGTTATGAAGCTGAGAGATCGTTTGAGGAATGAAGAAGTTACTGCAGGATCTTTCTTCTGTGGAGTaaaaaattgtttcatgattTGCCCTGGATCCCCAGCTGATGTTGATTATCGGAGGAATATGTGTGCCCATGCACGCATCTTGGGTTTAGAGGAAGCAATTGATACTGAATGGGTTTATATGTGGGACAAATTTGGTGGTTATTTGCTTCTGTTGCTTGGCTTGACTGCCAAAGCTGAACAAATACAG GATGAAGTTCGTCTTAGGCTATTTTTGGACAGCATAGGCCTATCTGACTTGAGTGCTAAAGAAATTAAGAAATGGATGCCGGAAGATCGCAGGCAATTTGAACTCATTCAAGAAAG CTACATAAGGGAGAAAGAAATGGAAGAGGAGGTCTTGATGCAACggcgagaggaagaagggaagGGAAGAGAAAGGAGGAAGGCATTGTTGGAGAAAGAGGAGCGCAAATGGAAGGAGCTTGAAATATCACTGCTGTCTTCTATCCCTAATGCGGGAAGCAGGGATGCTGCGGCTATGGCAGCAGCTGTCAGAGCTGTGGGAGGTGATTCTGCTCTGGAAGATTCTTTTGCAAGGGACAGAGTCTCATCAATAGCTCGTCACATACGAAAGGCACAATTGGCACGACGAGCCGAGCAG ACTAGCATTCCTGGTGCTGTCTGTGTACTTGATGATGAACCGAGGAGTACTGGGCGCCATTGTGGAGAGCTCGAGTTGTGTCTATGTCAAAGTCAAAGAGTGAGCTTCTCCATTGCAGTAATGGTTCAACCAGTATCTGGTCCAGTCTGCCTTTTTGGAACCGAATTCCAGAAGAAGGTTTGTTGGGAAATCTTGGTGGCAGGGTCAGAACAGGGAATGGAAGCTGGTCAGATTGGTCTTCGGTTGGTAACTAAGGGTGAAAGAATGACTACTGTTGCTAAAGAGTGGAACATTGGCGCGTCAAGTATTGCAGATGGCAG GTGGCATGTTGTCACGGTGACTATAGATGCTGACCTAGGTGAAGCAACTTCTTTCATAGATGGAGTTTACGATGGATACCAGAATGGTCTACCATTACCTAGAAACAATGGCATATGGGAACCTGGGGCAGATATTTGGGTTGGTGCTAGGCCACCCACAGACTTGGATGCCTTTGGTAGGTCAGATAGCGAAGGTTCAGACTCAAAGATGCAGATCATGGATGCTTTCTTATGGGGAAGATGTCTGACTGAAGATGAGGTTGCTGCATTACATACAACCATGTGTCCTGCGGAGTATGGCTTGTTCGACCTTGCAGCTGAAGATGCTTTGCATGGAAGTTATTCCGCAAGG GTGGATGACTGGGAGAGTGAAGAagcaaactttgagctttatgatCAACAAGAGGATGTTGAATGGGACGGGCAGTACTCAAGTGGTAGGAAACGTCCAGTGCGTGATGCAGTAGCTATTGACATTGACTCCTTGCAAAGACCAAGGAAACCGAGGTTTGAGACACGAGAGGAAGTCAACCAGCGTATGCTCTCTGTTGAAAGGGCTGTCAGGGAAGCTCTTAGTGCAAAAGGGGAAAGGACTTTTACTGATCAAGAGTTCCCCCCAGATGATCGATCTTTATACGTCAATCCAATGAACCCTCCTCTAAAACTGCAG GTTGTTTCTGAGTGGATGAGGCCTTCTGACATAGCAAAGGAGATATCTATTAGTTCCCAGCCATGCTTGTTCTCTGGTTCTGTGAATTCCTCGGACGTATGCCAG GGTCGTTTGGGAGACTGTTGGTTCCTGAGTGCAGTTGCAGTTTTAACGGAGATGTCTCGTATATCTGAAGTTATAATCACTCCAGCATACAATGAAGAAGGGATCTATACTATCAGATTCTGCATTCAG GGCGAGTGGGTGGCTGTGGTTGTTGATGATTGGATCCCCTGTGAGGCTCCTGGAAAACCAGCTTTTGCTACTAGTAGAAAACAAAATGAGCTATGGGTATCCATTCTCGAGAAGGCTTACGCAAAACTTCACGGCTCTTATGAGGCGCTGGAAGGTGGGCTTGTGCAAGATGCTCTAGTGGACCTCACAGGAGGAGCTGGTGAAGAGATTGATATGCGGAGCCCCCAAGCACAGATTGATCTTGCTAGTGGCAGATTGTGGTCTCAGTTGCTACACTTTAATCAAGAAGGTTTTCTTCTGGGTGCTGGAAGTCCCTCTGGCTCTGATGCTCATATTTCATCAAGTGGCATTGTTCAGGGACATGCTTACTCAATTTTGCAG ATAAGAGAAGTTGATGGCCACAAGCTTGTCCAAATTAGAAATCCTTGGGCAAACGAAGTTGAATGGAACGGACCCTGGTCAGACTCATCACAAGAGTGGACGGAACGAATAAAACATAAGCTCAAGCATGTTCCGCAG TCGGAGAATGGTGTATTCTGGATGTCTTGGCAAGACTTTCAGATCCACTTTCGGTCAATATATGTTTGTCGTGTTTATCCACCTGAGATGCGCTACTCTGTCCATGGGCAATGGCGTGGCTACAGTGCAGGTGGTTGCCAAGATTATGACtcgtggcatcaaaatcctcaaTATCGACTTAGGGTAACAGGACGTGCTGCACTATATCCTGTCCATGTGTTTATTACCCTTACACAG GGTGTTGGTTTCTCTAGAAAGACAAATGGTTTCAGGAACTACCAATCTAGTCATGATTCTTCCATGTTTTACATTGGAATGAGGATACTCAAGACACGTGGTTGTCGTGCTGCTTACAATATCTACATGCATGAATCAGTTGGCGGGACAGATTATGTTAACTCGAGAGAAATATCATGTGAATTGGTCTTGGAGCCTTATCCGAAAGGATACACAATTGTGCCAACAACTATACATCCAGGGGAGGAAGCACCTTTTGTTTTGTCAGTTTTTACAAAAGCACCGATCAAACTAGAAGCTGTTTAG